GAACCATCATGTTACTATGCTTCCCACTgacaagattttttaaataaaccaatGACTGAGGAGCatcagaaaggaaacagaatgaaaacatgtACCATCATTAAAAGGTGTGACAGCAATTTCAAGCCACCATCAACAGAAATTTAACTTTTTACCTTGAAAGTATAACAGAGTTCACCAATTTTCTAGAAAATGGTGTTGAAAGAGAAATTATTTGAACAAATTTGTTCAGTGAAATCCTGTGAGTCCATGAGAAAAGTAACATCTTACTTTTGAAAAAAGTAACATTCGTCCTTTGAAAATTCAAGCAACAAGTAGGAAAATATAGTTAATGCTTTTTTATTGAAAGGAAGGTGATTTAAGGAATTAAAGAAGTCACAGTATTAAATTCTCTTCATGTTTAAGTAATTTATTTGATGTTCACTACTTGTGTGTTCATTTAAATCCTTGACACATGTCAActgccacacacaaaaaatagtgGTCAATTTAAGAGGTCTTAATGAATaacaatatttttgaaatgtgctTTATGAACACAAATATTtccaaagcaaaaagagaaaaacattgaaTGAGTAGACACAATGAAATTCTGAGCATTTCTCTGATTAACAAAAGTAtgcaaactttttgtttttcactaaTTGAGTAAAACcattaaaatatgtgtgtattcTCCCATACACACAGTACATAAACATTTCAAAGTGGCAAAATTTTAGTGCACTGCCAAAGTTCTATAATTACTGTCAGCCACAGACACTCACATGCAAACACTACTGGGCAGATACACTACAGCAAGTAAGAGAGTTTTAGCAGAATTCCTTGGCAAAACCTTTTAAAAAcggaaataataaaacagaaatccaCTTCTCATCTGAGCAAtatagaaaataatgttttttatcaTCTGAGCCATATATCCACACAGTATTATCTAAAGCTCAGAAAATAACTTCTTACTGTACATACAACTGCAGTGTACACTCAGCAAACTTTATTACTGGAAGAAAATGGGCTGTGAGGAAGTCTGAGGAATAGTGACAGGAAGATATCTATCCAttcaaaagtaaaaagaaatgcaTGGCAAGGACTAGAATGCACATGCAAGGGAGTGGACTGGGGAGAAAGTAAACAGAAAGTAACAGAAACCAATTAAAGTAGAAAACAGCAGCTAGTTATGACAAAGAAATAAATCATGAAAGTTGGATAGCTGGGAAAGGAGAAGTAAAATgaatttctcttctttgttttaaagtatatatagAACTGTCAGTCACTAGACAAAATCCTTATGGAATGTGCATTTGCTAAAATGCCATATGAGTTACAGCACAGACTTTGGCAAAACGACCACAAAGAGTTGTTCTGAACAAATAAGACATCAGTTGTGAAGATGTTCCACAAAATTCAAAAGGCTACACTCATATAAGACAGACATTTTACACAATATTCAGCTTCAATCtttctttccaactctcagaaaaTACAAACAATGAGCTCTCCAGGCCGCAGAGAGGAGGAAACTTTCTCTGCTCCATTGTTACATGGAACAGCAAACTCTGAAGTCACAGCAAAGTCTAAATTTGGAAGCAGAGCAAATATGATGACAAATCGATCTAATGAAAAAGGATACATATATACCTGTAATATTTCCACTCATGGCATTACCCACAGAAATTCCTTGGCAGGGGAAATTATTCAGTGGAGTGAACAAAGAGATTCCCTATCCTGCTTTACCCTAATTCTCCTGAACTTTATTGAAGGACTGAGAGGGTAAAGGGATTATATAAATTCATCAATGTATGTCAAAGCACATAATATTTTTCCCTCCATATTACAAATTGGAAAAGATGAAGAGTCTAAGGGGTGTTAGCTATGTGTGTGCATTGCTACGACCATTTGACAGCTAAGAAATTGAGGCTTCATGAGATAAGTTTATTCAAGGCCACTTACCCAACATGAATTTGACCCAGAATCTGTTTCGTGTCAAAGTCCTGGCTGGCACTTTCTACAACAAAGCCTCCCATCATCAAGAGAGATAAGGAAGATTAATGGTGAGTATAACCAacacatttttgctttttctccttgtTAGTTCtatcattatttaagaaaatatactgGCATTGAATAATATTTCTATGAAACTTTTATAAATGCCTTTAGcagcatttcttcctctgcaaataGTAACTCTGTAAGAATAATTCACGGTATCAGAAGCACAAGTAATCATGAATTAATGCATTGATCACCAACAGCTGCAAATATCACGAGAGAAAACCAGACATTATGTGCCACctggtaaaaaacaaaacacaatctATGAAACATTCCTGTCCCACAAATCACATTTTCAATCTGATCAAGTCTCTAGATCTAACCACCAAATTAAGGAAACAGAGGTTAGAGAAACCTGACACCACAGGGATGTAATCACCAAAATTTAAGACTATGGCGAATGCTAAATGTGAAACAACCTCATTTCTTCAATGAATAAAACTGCAAGGAAAGAGACAACAGGGAAAATATAGATTACAAACACACTTAAGAGACTCACTGGGATcctaacaataaaaaatattaaagcaaGTAGAACTTATGAGACAATTGGAAGTTGGAACCCTGACTGAATAATTATGAGTATCAAGGAATTACTGTTAACTTTAAGTAAGATAATGGAATTGAAGTATTTTCCAAAAGAGCCCATGCTTTATAGAACTATAGACTGCATATTTATGGATTAAATGATGCAATGTCtggtatttatttcaaaataatactgGAAGAGGGTGAAATGGAGATTAGGTAAACAAGAATGTTCATGAATTGATAACAACTGAAACTGGGGGTCAAGTACATGAATGTTCATTATACAATTATGTGTACTTTATGCATGTTTGGAAAAAAAAGCACATGCAACATCCTTGAAAAATGTCCTAATTCTTTCAAGGAAACAAGTATATTATAAAGGAATTACAGAGCTGAAAAGACCTTAGAAACGATCTATTCAAATCacctcattttataaattaggGGAATTAAGGCTCAGATAcgtaagtgacttgctcaggtaCACACAACTTGTCCCAGTTCCAGGCTCAAGATCACAATTTAAATCTCCAAAATTCTAGCCCAgggctctgttctttttcaaaccTGTAAGAAATAACTGCATTTAAACATTTAGTCCAGAATATTCTTAAAATTGAGTATCATCAATAAAAGTAAGCCATGTGGCAAGGAATGAATAGAGTTTAGTTCATACCAAAAATGAGCTGCCAGTCACTGTGATAAGGTCTGTTTCTTTCTGAGACCCATGGTTTCCTGCTGGATTGGAGAATCCAAACTGGGTTTCTTCCTCCTGTCCAAAGAAGTCGGAGCCAGGATGTACACTCCATTCCGTTTTGGTTGGCGGAAGTagttctgagacactgttttcaCAAAGGGTGCTTGAAGGAGTCAGAGCATCTGTGTCTACTGTTAGCTTGCTGCTGGGGGTCAAAGCTTGGGGCTCTTGACTCGAGTTTTTCATAGCCAAAGAGCCCAGAGATCCCAAGGACCCCGCACTTAGACTTGAGACGTCATCCATATCTAAGGGGCTCTGCTGAAAACCGGCAGCTGTCGTTCCAAAAAAGAGTGAGGTATCCAGACTTTGAGGAAGGTCGCTGGTGGCCATCAAGGCCGGAGGGTCCACAGCCTGCCCtaaggaattattattattgGCAGGGAGGTTCCCTGCCAGAGTTGAGTTCACAGAAGCCACATCAATAGTCAGGATTCCAGAGTTCACCAATGCCGTGTCCAGCACTGCAGCAGAACTATTACCAGGCACATCAGAGAAGAGAGACACTAGCTCTGCATCACTGAGGTCATTCTGCCCCTGGCTGGTAAGTTCACTGCTAGGCGTAAGAGAATTTGCAGCTTCTAGCTGAGCTAAGAGATCCTGGCGGAGGTTGTGCCTTTTGGCCATGTGGGTCTTCATGCTATGCTTGGATGTGAAGAGTTTATTACAAGTGGAGACCGGGCATCGGCTTTTCCAAGTGTCCACATCCTGCAAGTGTTTCTTGGAGTGAATGTAGAGACTACTGCGAGCAGAGAACCTGGCACAGCAGCCTTCCACAGGGCACACAAAAGGCTTTGTACCCAAGTGGGTTATGCTGTGGCCTTTCAGGTGTTCGGCCCTTGTGAAAGATTTCCCACAGCCTTCCACAGGGCACATGAACCTCCGGTCATCGTCGTGCTTCCTTTTGTGCCTTAGGAGTTTGGACATGCTGGTGAAGTTCCAGCCACAGCCCTCAAAGTCACAAAGGAACGGTCTCTCGCCGGTGTGGCTCCGAAGGTGAATTTTCAGCCGACAAGCCTTGTCGTACTGTTTGCTGCAGCCAGGAAAGGAGCAGGAAAAGAGTTCCTGTTCCCTGAAGTGGGCGCGGTTATGAGAAAACAGGGCACTCACTGTGATAAACGTCTTCTTGCAGCCAGAAAACGCGCACTGGTAGGGCCTCTCAGGCTCGAAGTGGCTGCGCTGGTGGGCACTGAGCTTGGCTTGCGTGGGGAAGGTCTCCTCGCAGACCTCGCATTTGAATGAGTTCTCCTGCTCGTGGCCCTTCATGTGCGCTTTGAGGTTATACACGGTGGTGAAGCTCTTGCCACAGCCCTCTGCCGGACAGCCGAAGGGCCTCAGTTTGTCGTGCGACTGCAGGTGCCTTTTGAGCTTGTAGGAGGTGGTAAAGGTCCAGCCGCAACCGCCCAGGGGGCACTTGAAGGGCCGCTGGCCCTGGCTGCTGCTGTGCGTCAGCAGGTGCACCTTTAGCTGGTGCTTCTTGGCGAAGGTTTGTCCGCACTGCGCCTCAGGACACAGGTACAGCACCACGCCCTGGCCCGGGCCGCCGGGCCCGCGGGGGCTCGCAGCAGCAGCCGggccctctgcttcctcctcaggAGCAGGGGCGGGCGCGGGTTCGGCCCGCTCCGCCAGCAGGAGGTCAGGCGGCAGCTCAGGACAGTCGCCAGGCTGCGCGGCGTGCGGGATCCCCGCTGGCGGGACGATCAGACCCCCGGGCTGCGGGGCAGGGGCGACCCCAGGAGCCCAGGCTGGCGGTGGGGGCGTGGCCAGGGTGAGGACGCCGTTCTCGAAGCGCAACAGCAGGTTTTGGTTGTGAATAGTGACGGTGCCCGCGAAGGCCGCAGcggggcccaggcctggggcgGGGATCGGGGCCAGCGCCGGGACTGGGGCAGGGATAGCGGACAGGCTACTGGGGCCCAGGCAAGGGCGGCCCTCGGGGTTCGCGCCGCTGTCGTCCCCCTGGAGCCGTGGGCCCAGCCCGGCCTCCTCCCTCCACACGGGCCCTGCGGCCTGGCCGGCGCCCGCGGTCTCTACGTCTCCACCCACCGGGTCCAGCAGCACCAGGAAGAAGTCATcgctgccgctgccgccaccGCCGCAGCTGCCGCCaccaccgccaccgccgccaccaGCGTGATCGGGCCTCGGCGCCAACGGGctcgggcccgggcccgggccgggggaggccgcgcgggcctcctCACGCCGCCGCCCGGGCCCGCCATCTTGGGGGCCCCGGAGCAGCAGGAGGCGGCGCGCGGGGGCCTGTCCGGCCCGCGGGTCAGGACCTCCGTGGATCCGGCCGCCACCCCCGGGGCTGCCAGCGCCGCCGCCCTGTCGCGTCCCGCGAGCCGGGAGCAGCCTCGGGATTTCCATCTCCGCGTCCGTGAGGCTCCACTGGAACCAGAGCCGCGGAGGAGGCGCGACCCCGCCCCCTGCCGCGGGCCCGAACACgttcctgaaagagaaaaaaaaaaaaatgtgcaatgcGCAGAAACTGGCCCTATCAGATATTAAAACGTGTTTAACGCCACCGTGATTTAAATATTCTGGTAACTGGGCTCtacaacagaacagaaagcccaggggCAGCGCCTGGTATTCAGAAATAAGTTCCACGTTTAATATTAGTAAGAAATCAAGGAAGTCTTCCCAGGTACAGGAGAAATGACCTCACTCAGTAACTGGTGCTGGAATACCTTAGATATCTATCTGCTAAACGCAACCTCACTGTATGTACTAAAGTAaacacacccccagcccctcccattGCTAAGTATGGTGATTAGTGCTTCTCAGGTGCGAAACAGTGTTTACTGGATGGCTGGCTGGATTGATAGATGAGAAGATGAGAAAAAATTCCTGAGAGAATACACTATGTGTCAACATTAACCTACCATAGTGCTACCAATTCCTACTGAAAatgatgtcttttaaaatttttttcctggacaACTTCCATATCCAGAACTGTCTTGAGCAACGTCCTCAGGAAAATTTGTCGCACAGTTAAATTTTTTGTCCTGCTGATGCAGAGATTAGAATGAGTTAGAGGTGGGGCCAGAACGGATTAGCACTGTTCAGCCTAGAATGCAAAGCTTGGAGGATGAAACAATTTATATTGAAATCTGGAAAACCCAACCCACTCCTGGGTTCTCCCTATAAGGTGCACAAGACGAGATGTACCAGTTAAGTGGGACAAGGTTAGACCCTAAGTCACTGCAATGGACTCTTCTGAGAAAAAGGCACAGATGACCATGCCCAAGAGCCCCATTGAGCCTGCGTGCAGTTAAGTGTGGTCCCCCAGTCTCACTGTAATGGATTTGGCCACTGATGGCTAATAATGCTCTTGTaaacgatgatgatgatggtgatgatgatgatgatgatgatccaGTTTGTCTGTCATCAGTGAACTGGGAATTGATATAAATATAGGCTGAATTATCTGGCAAGAGAAAGGCTTGGAGTGATATGATGGGGTATCTATAGTTTAAATAatcccttctttcctcttctttcaatGATAATGGGCACCTGCTGATCTCTTGATTAAAAGATCAAGTTTTTCGTCCATAGCAAATCAAACCTCATCCAAACTTCTAcatcacatatttttctctgtatttcattttttggaaGAAGTATTTTTCAAACCTGAGATATAGAGGAGTGCATAAAATATATCTGCCAGGTTTAGATGATTTATAAAAGCAAACACCCATGTAACCAGGACCGAGATCAAGAAATAGACCATTGCCAGCCTTCCAGAATACAGCCACTGTGTTCTTCCCAATTGCAACCCACACCCTCCCCTAAGGATATAGTCACTATCTTGActttgtgataatcatttcagtgctttttttgatgttttttaaTACAACTTTTGTATGCATTCCTAAACAGTACAGTTTATATGAAGTTAGATCAGTGGAATCATACTGCATGATCCCTTTTATGGCCTGCTTCTTTCACTCTGTATCGTATTCATTTGAGAGACTTATCTGTGTTGTTCATAGTAGCCATAGATCTTTTGTCTCCATTGTTGACTAGCATTCCGGTGTATGACTTTAGCAAAGTGATTATGATACACTGTTACCATTCTACAGTTGATGGACACTAGGGTTGTTTTTAGTTTGGGACCATTATTATGAACAATGGTGCAATGAGCATTCTTGGGCATTTTCCATGGGACACATGTTTAAAAGTCTCTTGGGTATACACCCAAGAACAGAATCACTGGCCCATAGAGTATGGATATCTTTGGCTTTTCTCAATGATGCCAAATTGTGTTCtgtagtggttgtaccaatttacaatccctcTAGTGACAGAGAGAGTTCCTGCTCCTGCACATCTTCATCTACACCAAGTATTGCCAGAATTTAATTTACCTTTTTTACTGCTGCTATTAATTTTTTGCACATGCTCATGTTTATGAGCCTTTTGGCTTTTCTCTGCTGTGAAAGGCTTGCTCATGTTCAACTGTTTCAccatttttctattctattttccaTCTTGTAGTTACTGATCCAATGTGTTATTTATgtgttttcattgtattttaaatttttttgaggggaggaggtaattaggtttatttatttttagaggaggtactggagatggaacccaagaccttgtgcatgctgagcctacactctaccactggagctataccctcccccgctatttatgcattttaaataccaGTCCATCAGTGATTATATGTGTGGCCAAAATATTCCTTTGCTTTGTGTTTGTATTTTCTCTTGCTTTATGCTGTGCTTTGTGACAGAAGATCTTAATTGTAGCACAgtcagttttattgttttttccttgtagtttgttctgttctttttcaaggaATCTGTCCCTGCCCTGCGGCCCTGAAAATATTCTCTGTGTTgtcttcttaaatatttatggtTTTGCCTTTCACCATATGTTTGTGTATAGTGTTGAGTAgggttccatttttttccatgtgaatATCTTATTGACTCAGTGAACCACTTGTTGCAAAGTCTGCCCTTTCCAAACGGATTTGCAGTGCCACATGTGTCATAAATCAAGTATCAGCCTATGTCTGGACTAGTTTATGTACTCTTTATTAAATACCAGGGCTCTATTCATCTATCTATTTAAAATACCACATATCAGTATTAATTACTACAGCTCTGTAGTCAATcctgatatttggataaagccaGTGAATTCTACCTTGTTCTTCAAGAGTATCTTGGGTCACTTTTGGCTCTTTTTGAttccatttaaattataaattaatcaGAAAAATTCAGCCAAAATCTTGTTTGGGGTTCCAATTAAGATTGTGTTGAACTTTTAGATTTGAATTCTTGTCAATAATGAGTGTTATTGAATGGCTATGGTCCATCTCTCCTTTTAATAAAGATTTCTCTAATGTGTTCcaataatatttcatattttccccATAAGAGGGTATTTTATCCTAGGTACTTCATATTTTCCAAAaactatatttgaaattttcattttgtaaatttgTTGCTGGTGAATAGAATTCATTTAGCTTTtgtatgttaatattttatcttaCAAACATCTTCCTAAACTCTTAATGATTCTACTAATTTGTCTGTGAATACCTGTAGAATTTAATGTATACAATCATATACTCTTCAAATAATGCCagtcttacttcttcctttccaagcattttgtttctttttcccccttactGCTCTTTCTGGGTGATAGTGGACATCCTTACTTGATGTGGCTGTAAAAGAAAGGTTTCAGTAATTCCAAGGATGATATTTGCTGTCAATGTTGTGTTCTGTACCAATCTGGATCCAATCAGGAGATGGAAAGTACACAGCAGACAGGGGAATTTTAGCATAAAATTTAATGTAAAGAATTATTAAACTATGACAAATGTATAATATAAGATAACTCTATATGGTATCCTGGGGCTGAGGGAGCATACCCAAAGAAAGACAAACTTGGAGTGTCTGCCCCTCCTCAAGGCTGGAGTTCACACCTCATTAGAGAAGGTGTAGGAGAACCTACTGGATGGCAGAGAGTTGCTAGTTTGCTAGCACCAGAGCTGGTTTGCAGAACCAGAGCTGGCCTACAGTTGCAGGGTAAGCAGAAAGCAACCCTGTGGAGGACATCATTGTGGACAAGCCACAGCTGCTGGTCCATGTGTGGGCACCAGAGGTCCTCATGGAGTTGGATGCCGCAGCTAACAATGCCCTATATGATGTTGAGAGGGCTGCAGCCTTGGGAGGAATACAGTAGATAAACCTGGTAGTGGGGTGGAGTGGGAGAGAAATCAAGTGGAGAGAATCAGTGGGCAGGTGGCTTGGAGCACAGTATGTGCCTCTGAAGAGGGTCACAGAAAGCTGATGACCAGGCCGCACTGGGATTGCATGTACCATAGTTATTCTGGGCATATGCCTGAGGCAAAGCACCTAGGATATCCTCCTACCCAAACTTCTGACAACCAGAAGTCACAGGAAAGCCACTTCCTCCTTACTGAAGGAGTCCATCCAGTGTCTTCTACTGAGAAAGTGTAACATCATGATCGCTTTGAAGGAGGCATACTTAAAGTAATTAATCCATTCTCAGATGGCAGATACTAAAGGGCTAATTTAGAACAGAGAGGCAATATATTAATAATtggtttcatattctttatcagtTTAGGGGAGTCCCTTCTATTCTTACTTTGCATGAATAGTAGGCACCCTATTTATCATCATGTTGTTACTCTGGTAAATTAATGGTTAAAACAGCAGGACTGGCCATTTCCAGAGTTTTAAAAGACTGCTTATAATTCTTTCTGGACCAGTGGTTCTGTGGCCTGAATTGAATTTTGCTCCAAAACTCAGGCTCTGGCACAAAGGGATGTCCTGGGGGTAGGGCAGAGAAGCTGTGAGCTCTGCATTCTAGTCACACCTAGGGCTTTCCTTCTCTACCCACAAGGAGAGTCTTGGTGTGTGTTGTGATTGCCCCTTCTAACGTAAGTATGAATAGCGTATGTTTTCCTCAGGAATAGACTGGTTATACCTGAAATGCTGCTCTACTCTCCTGGTAGCTGTACCTGAGCTAAACAGAGAGAGAAGATGCTTGGATTTAAAGCCATGCCCATTGGAGCCCTTTCCATGGAGGAGTAGAGCAAGAGATTCCTGTGTTAGTCTCACAAAGAGTATACATTTACCAATATTGGCAATTTGAATGCTTTAACTGCTCTTTCCTTGATTGCTTTTAGGCTCCAAAATGGACAAATCTTAATGGGAAAAAATGGCACATAATTTTGCCATTCTTAAATGACAAATTGTTCACTATTTAGTGATTTAACTGGCAACTTATACTGGGAAGGAGagacaatttaattttttaaaaaagctttttctttttctctgcccaTGTTCAATAGATAGAATAAGATACCACTAAATCAGGAGGAAGCAATACTGTAATAATCACTCATCCTTGGAATTTTGTACTCTCTTCCTAGTACTGCCAGTGCATAAAGCATATTCACCTCTTCTGTTTAAAGAACACAGAGGGTAAATTAATT
This Camelus bactrianus isolate YW-2024 breed Bactrian camel chromosome X, ASM4877302v1, whole genome shotgun sequence DNA region includes the following protein-coding sequences:
- the ZXDB gene encoding zinc finger X-linked protein ZXDB isoform X1, translating into MEIPRLLPARGTRQGGGAGSPGGGGRIHGGPDPRAGQAPARRLLLLRGPQDGGPGRRREEARAASPGPGPGPSPLAPRPDHAGGGGGGGGGSCGGGGSGSDDFFLVLLDPVGGDVETAGAGQAAGPVWREEAGLGPRLQGDDSGANPEGRPCLGPSSLSAIPAPVPALAPIPAPGLGPAAAFAGTVTIHNQNLLLRFENGVLTLATPPPPAWAPGVAPAPQPGGLIVPPAGIPHAAQPGDCPELPPDLLLAERAEPAPAPAPEEEAEGPAAAASPRGPGGPGQGVVLYLCPEAQCGQTFAKKHQLKVHLLTHSSSQGQRPFKCPLGGCGWTFTTSYKLKRHLQSHDKLRPFGCPAEGCGKSFTTVYNLKAHMKGHEQENSFKCEVCEETFPTQAKLSAHQRSHFEPERPYQCAFSGCKKTFITVSALFSHNRAHFREQELFSCSFPGCSKQYDKACRLKIHLRSHTGERPFLCDFEGCGWNFTSMSKLLRHKRKHDDDRRFMCPVEGCGKSFTRAEHLKGHSITHLGTKPFVCPVEGCCARFSARSSLYIHSKKHLQDVDTWKSRCPVSTCNKLFTSKHSMKTHMAKRHNLRQDLLAQLEAANSLTPSSELTSQGQNDLSDAELVSLFSDVPGNSSAAVLDTALVNSGILTIDVASVNSTLAGNLPANNNNSLGQAVDPPALMATSDLPQSLDTSLFFGTTAAGFQQSPLDMDDVSSLSAGSLGSLGSLAMKNSSQEPQALTPSSKLTVDTDALTPSSTLCENSVSELLPPTKTEWSVHPGSDFFGQEEETQFGFSNPAGNHGSQKETDLITVTGSSFLMTAEGYFLFLGSLRHAQNYLYNSDPFYFLLNDQRTPHLALNDLDLH
- the ZXDB gene encoding zinc finger X-linked protein ZXDB isoform X2; the encoded protein is MEIPRLLPARGTRQGGGAGSPGGGGRIHGGPDPRAGQAPARRLLLLRGPQDGGPGRRREEARAASPGPGPGPSPLAPRPDHAGGGGGGGGGSCGGGGSGSDDFFLVLLDPVGGDVETAGAGQAAGPVWREEAGLGPRLQGDDSGANPEGRPCLGPSSLSAIPAPVPALAPIPAPGLGPAAAFAGTVTIHNQNLLLRFENGVLTLATPPPPAWAPGVAPAPQPGGLIVPPAGIPHAAQPGDCPELPPDLLLAERAEPAPAPAPEEEAEGPAAAASPRGPGGPGQGVVLYLCPEAQCGQTFAKKHQLKVHLLTHSSSQGQRPFKCPLGGCGWTFTTSYKLKRHLQSHDKLRPFGCPAEGCGKSFTTVYNLKAHMKGHEQENSFKCEVCEETFPTQAKLSAHQRSHFEPERPYQCAFSGCKKTFITVSALFSHNRAHFREQELFSCSFPGCSKQYDKACRLKIHLRSHTGERPFLCDFEGCGWNFTSMSKLLRHKRKHDDDRRFMCPVEGCGKSFTRAEHLKGHSITHLGTKPFVCPVEGCCARFSARSSLYIHSKKHLQDVDTWKSRCPVSTCNKLFTSKHSMKTHMAKRHNLRQDLLAQLEAANSLTPSSELTSQGQNDLSDAELVSLFSDVPGNSSAAVLDTALVNSGILTIDVASVNSTLAGNLPANNNNSLGQAVDPPALMATSDLPQSLDTSLFFGTTAAGFQQSPLDMDDVSSLSAGSLGSLGSLAMKNSSQEPQALTPSSKLTVDTDALTPSSTLCENSVSELLPPTKTEWSVHPGSDFFGQEEETQFGFSNPAGNHGSQKETDLITVTGSSFLSGKITSG
- the ZXDB gene encoding zinc finger X-linked protein ZXDB isoform X3, yielding MEIPRLLPARGTRQGGGAGSPGGGGRIHGGPDPRAGQAPARRLLLLRGPQDGGPGRRREEARAASPGPGPGPSPLAPRPDHAGGGGGGGGGSCGGGGSGSDDFFLVLLDPVGGDVETAGAGQAAGPVWREEAGLGPRLQGDDSGANPEGRPCLGPSSLSAIPAPVPALAPIPAPGLGPAAAFAGTVTIHNQNLLLRFENGVLTLATPPPPAWAPGVAPAPQPGGLIVPPAGIPHAAQPGDCPELPPDLLLAERAEPAPAPAPEEEAEGPAAAASPRGPGGPGQGVVLYLCPEAQCGQTFAKKHQLKVHLLTHSSSQGQRPFKCPLGGCGWTFTTSYKLKRHLQSHDKLRPFGCPAEGCGKSFTTVYNLKAHMKGHEQENSFKCEVCEETFPTQAKLSAHQRSHFEPERPYQCAFSGCKKTFITVSALFSHNRAHFREQELFSCSFPGCSKQYDKACRLKIHLRSHTGERPFLCDFEGCGWNFTSMSKLLRHKRKHDDDRRFMCPVEGCGKSFTRAEHLKGHSITHLGTKPFVCPVEGCCARFSARSSLYIHSKKHLQDVDTWKSRCPVSTCNKLFTSKHSMKTHMAKRHNLRQDLLAQLEAANSLTPSSELTSQGQNDLSDAELVSLFSDVPGNSSAAVLDTALVNSGILTIDVASVNSTLAGNLPANNNNSLGQAVDPPALMATSDLPQSLDTSLFFGTTAAGFQQSPLDMDDVSSLSAGSLGSLGSLAMKNSSQEPQALTPSSKLTVDTDALTPSSTLCENSVSELLPPTKTEWSVHPGSDFFGQEEETQFGFSNPAGNHGSQKETDLITVTGSSFLV